The Gemmatimonadales bacterium genome has a segment encoding these proteins:
- a CDS encoding NTP transferase domain-containing protein, giving the protein MPSPDMHGLVLAGGEGSRLAADGVRVPKAMVQVGGRAQAVHLIETLVALGCPTVTCLVRDDFPDVVTDLARRAWRGSVRVHGCRTPSSLHTLAEGLALVPEGAVFATMVDTVMRPQDWRAVFAAAATSLAGGADAVLAVTPFVDDEAALYVSADAGGRVRRLADRPMAPVSVTGGVYAFAPGVRALAREAVDAGVMRMRNFLARIVDRGLVVAAVPAPRIIDLDRLADLEAANAWLGGDG; this is encoded by the coding sequence GTGCCGTCGCCTGACATGCACGGGCTGGTGCTGGCCGGCGGAGAAGGGTCTCGGCTGGCGGCGGACGGGGTGCGGGTGCCCAAGGCGATGGTGCAGGTCGGCGGTCGCGCGCAGGCCGTGCACCTGATCGAGACGCTGGTCGCGCTCGGCTGCCCGACGGTCACCTGCCTGGTGCGGGACGATTTCCCGGACGTGGTGACGGACCTGGCGCGCCGGGCGTGGCGCGGCTCCGTGCGCGTGCACGGCTGCCGGACGCCCTCCTCGCTGCACACTTTGGCGGAGGGCCTCGCCCTGGTGCCCGAGGGGGCCGTGTTCGCGACGATGGTGGACACCGTGATGCGGCCGCAGGACTGGCGCGCCGTGTTCGCGGCGGCCGCGACGAGCCTCGCCGGCGGGGCCGACGCGGTGCTCGCCGTGACCCCCTTCGTGGACGACGAGGCGGCGTTGTACGTTTCCGCCGACGCCGGCGGCAGGGTACGGCGCCTGGCGGACCGGCCAATGGCGCCGGTGAGCGTGACCGGCGGAGTGTACGCGTTCGCGCCGGGTGTGCGGGCCCTGGCGCGCGAAGCCGTGGACGCGGGGGTGATGCGGATGCGGAACTTCCTGGCGCGAATCGTGGACCGCGGACTGGTCGTCGCCGCGGTGCCGGCGCCGCGCATCATCGATCTCGACCGCCTCGCCGACCTCGAGGCGGCGAACGCCTGGCTGGGCGGTGATGGCTGA